In Dioscorea cayenensis subsp. rotundata cultivar TDr96_F1 unplaced genomic scaffold, TDr96_F1_v2_PseudoChromosome.rev07_lg8_w22 25.fasta BLBR01000132.1, whole genome shotgun sequence, the genomic window TAACTGTGGAATTTTAAATAAAGTAGTGgggaaaattttgaattaaaaaatttaaaaatttaagtgtaaatataatatttaaaaaaccggattttaaaatttaaaaataaatcggttaaaatttttatttttttcgtgCCCACTTTAACccattttgaattaaaaaataatacgcattttggtatttatttaataaaaatgtaatatttttaaaaaaatagcctCATGCCTATCCTCAAACTAATGGCTTTctttattataacaaaaatatcctTTGTGGGAGTGGCAACAAGCATTCCTCGCGTATGTATAGAATTCTATATCTACcaatgacaaaataaaagaaattaaaatattcaaactaAAATCAAAGTTGGATTAATTAGTTTGTCAACTCAGTTATTGTTGTAATAACCGAATAATCAATGTATTTAACTACTCTATTGAAAGTTGAGAACTTTCTCCCATTGagtcataaataaaatataaaattatggtgATCTatctacattaaaaaaaataaaacacataattTACCGACTCCCGCCTGCGACGGCATCAATAATATCAGCCAAAATTTTTCTCGACTAGTTACCTCAAAATGATTCCTTTCTCCTTTATAGTGAATTTCATATTCCTCAATAACTCATCCAAGTCTCTTGATACTTTGTTCAGAGGTGCTCATTCCACAAGCACCAGTTATTTCAAACTTCAACTTTGGACTGGCCGTAATCATGGCAATAGATGAAGTTCACATCCTCTCAAGATGTTTGGTGCAGCCTCCACACAAAGATAGGAAGAAGGAACAACAAATAATCCACCTTACACCATGGGATCTCAAGTCAATCTCCATAGGTTACATCCAAAAGGGTATTCTCTTCTCCAAACCATGCTCTTCTAAATCTATTAACTCTATCGTTGACTCCCTCAAATCTTCTTTCTCTTTAACACTCAATCATTTCTTCCCCCTTGCTGGTCGTCTCACTGTCACTGCACATGAAAGCACACCACCATCTTTCTCTGTATGCATCTCTTGCAATGATGAAGGTGCTGAATTCATCCATGCCGTTGCCAATGAAGTCACCATCTCGGACATTGTCAACTCTACCTCTGTGCCTCCTATACTACAACTCTTCTTCCATCTCAACGGAGCTGTGAACTTTGAAGGCCAATCACTCCCACTCCTATCCGCCCAAGTCACTGAACTAAAAGATGGCGGCATCTTCATTGGCTGCTCTTTTAACCATATCGTTGCCGATGGATTCTCGTTTTGGCACTTCATGAACTCATGGTCTGAGATTTCAAGAACCAGTTCTCATTCAATCACTCTTCCGCCATCTCATGAGCGTTGGTTCATTGACTCTTGCACACCTCCCATTCGTTTACCATTTCAGCAACCTCAAGATCTCATCAAGAGTTATAGTTCTCCACAACTTGATGAGTGTGCCTTACATTTCTCAGCTGAAGTGGTTGCAAAGCTGAAGGCAAAAGCCAACAAAGAGATGCAAACCAATAAGATTTCATCCCTTCAAGCCTTGTTAGCTCATGTGTGGCGAAGTGTGACTAGAGCTCGTTGCCTCAAACCTGATCAGCCAACAGGTTACTTTTTGGCCATGGGCAACCGATCAAGGTTGGATCTACCTTTACCATCAGCATACATGGGTAACTCTCTACAAATAGCAGACGCGGTCAGAATCTTAGCAGGAGAGCTGGTAGGAGGAAGCTTGGGATGGGCTGCGAATTTGCTTAATGAAGCAGTGGCATCTGTGACTCATGATAAAATTATAGAGTTTCTTGATTCATGGCCTAAGTGTCCCTCTTTTAATGACATTAGTCAGTTCGCTCCTTGTGATTTGTTCACAGGAAGCTCCCCGAGGTTTGATGTGTATGGAAATGACTTTGGCTGGGGAAAACCTATTGCTGTTCGTAGTGGAGGTGCAAACAAGTTTGACGGGAAGATTACTGTATATCCCGGGCCAGAGAAGGGAAGTATTGCATTAGAGATTTGTCTCTTGCCACATGTATTGAAGCGTCTCATGGAGGATAGCGAGTTTATGAAGATGGTGAGTGCGCTATAGTTTTggattgaagaatttttttaagaattttttgtattattattattattattagaaaattgGTTTTCTCTTCATATTgttggtttttctttctttttctcaataTAGATGTTTGGAGATTTTTAACGTATGTGCCATTTATTTCTCAATCATATACGGGATCATACCTTCATAAAACCTCGACTTTGGGACTTGTGAGTCACAAAACCacaatttctattttctttaaaaattgatttatgTATAAAGGGCAGTGGTTTCTCACTTTCACAGTGAGTGAATAGGTGTGGGGTTAAGACCTTGTGGTGTGGTATTGTAGAATATTGTTAATTCCTTATTTATTAGGATTAGGTACTGTACATTGGGTTTCAGTGTGAgtcttttatgaaaaaaaagttatatcCTTCACTTTTCCAATATTATATGTCGGGGAGACTTATTATCATGGTATTATAGTCCTTAATATCATTTTGGGCTCATGTATAGCAGGTATTCTTTATTTTGTGCTAGCTCGCTTTCATATGGTAAATCCCTAAGTTAACTCGCTTTCATATGGTAAATCCCTAAGTGGTCACTAAACCAATGCAATCAATACACCTCTGTAACTATCAATCTCTTTGACACCCTTACGTGAGAGCCGTTTACCATCTAttcgggaaaaaaaaaatatattttaaaaatttttataataatcttTGTGCTTTAACTGTGTCATTTtgcttgtttatatttttatattaaaataatggtAGGTATATAATCtagaatatattattatgtgaTATTAAGAGATGGATTGatagaaaaattttattcttatttttgtcATGACCAATTATCTTTTGGTTTATTGGCATTGTGTCACCTATGTAGggatatttgtgtttttactaaaaaaatatgttcGAACCTCAACTAAGGAAGATGACAATACAAATAGGTTTAATTATTAACTCCCAATCTATGCACGTCTTTAATATGGTTTATCTagtttgtgagaaaaaaataaaacatggtcCATAATAGACATTGAAAACTCCTTCTCGTGACAATGGTTAAGAGTTGTAAGACTTATGTTTAGCATAGTTATAACAGAGAGATTGAGGGTGTTGTGGGCAATTTATACAAATGATGGACATTCTGTCCATCTTAAGGTGGAATGCTTTTCGTTCCCATAATGCTTTTGTCATACCCAACACTATACTacaatttaaaatgatatattataaaaataattttttttaataaaaaaaaaaagttttcatgGAACAACAAGTTATCATTGGTTGTTTgcaatatttgataattttttagtgTTGATAATAAATATACTCTTTTACAAGCATTTTGCatcaaaagttttattaatgataaatataaaatgtttttagtaTGCtattatttatagatataataccctaattgatCCTTtgacttttttctctttttatttttggtctctctacttaGAAATGTCCCCAACTAGTCTCTCTACGCTTAAAAATGGGTCCACTTAATCCATCTGCATTTGAAAATGGTCTAACTAGTCTctatattttcaagagtagtAAAGGATTTATTTGGGAAGAGACTAAGACTAGAAGGATTAAGTGGgtccattttcaaaagtagagtgACTAATTATGAGCATTTATGAGtaaagggaccaaaagagaagagagagaaaagtagagggaccaattcgggtattataccattatttatataataaaaatgtgtaattttttatatagtcCCTGTATGAGCCCAATCTTATCCTTTTAGTTCTTCAATTATAATTTGTATCTTTTAActctcatattatttttaattggaaaatCTTTGGAACAAAGACAAATGCCATTAATTCTATCATTTGTGGTTGTTGATGTaatattatatgatattttttaatgcggatgtggatttttttatatttttaaactttattaagaaaaatgataaaaacaaccaaatatatgTAATTCTATCGATGATCCCTGTATATATGATCAACCATGCATGccttttttagtccctctattccAATTTTTTGTTGGTGTGGCAACAATTTTACTAATGCGGCGACCTCCCATGCatcatcctcctcttcttcatctccccTTATTCATGTCTCTCAAATGCCTTTAGTGATATCTCTTGCCACTCAATCACGATCCTTCTTATGATTCTGGCCACTAGTTATGTCTCTTATCCCCGATTGTTGGTATTGTGCCTCATTCACACTCTAATTAGCCTCACTTGCTTTACCACTACTCCAATCTCTCACGTCTTAGGATCCATACTTACCAACCTCATCGCTCTAGTCGACACCCACAATCTAAGACCTAGACTTACCAACCTCATTGCTCTATTTGACACCCACAATGCCACTCGTCTTGTATTCTACAATAGCTTCAGTGAGGAATGTGTTGTTTGCCTCCGCGGCCATACCCACGACGATCATGTCTAATGGCTCTCTTGCTGCCACATGTTGCATATCTATTGAATGCTTAGATGGTTGGCTTGACTAGATGAACCCAATACAGCGGTAGTCACATTTTGTCAGCGTTTTATTTTACCACTGCAGGCATTTATAAACACCACTAAACTAAGTGACAGCATCGCTGAAGGCCGAATTTTTTTTAAGCCGGCAATGTCATGGTGATTCCTCCCTAAACACAGGCCAAAGTACTGACGTTTTGGACAATGAACGCCGGTGTTGTTAACGGCATTTTTAGCACAAAATGCAGCCATTGATTACAACATTTTAGCATAAAAGGCCTTCCTATCACTGGCGTTTCAATATGGAAACATGGGCAAATAGTTGGGCGGTTTAAAACACCGAAAGAAGAAGTAGCAGTAGTAAAGACCCATCAATAACTTTTTTGTCAACAAATGTCATGATTGCCTTTCCTTAAAAtcctcctttttttcctttcctaaAACACTTCCTAAAATGCTTCCCCTCTCAAAATCCTCCTCTGATCCCTTCTTCTCCCACTTTTCCATGGCAAGTGGGGGTGGAAACCCTCGTCATGGTACCCAAGCTTCGACTGGTTCACGTTCTTGGGCCAAAGTTGTTGGCAACTTTGATCACTTCTCCACACTGAGCCTTTCCACGGTGAATACCGACCATGGACTACCTGAAATCATCTGTTAAGAGAGTAATTGCTGTTGATGGGGATTACCAAATCCAATCAATGGATCATATGAAGACGGAGTTATTTGGGAAATTCTTGGGGAAATCCTTACCCTTATATCAAGTTAAGCTGGCTCTCTCTAACTTTTCGAGTGGATATGGTTCTTTCTAAGTTGCTAACTTGCCAAATGGTTTCCTATTTATAAATGTAGTTCTTCTCATATAGTGGATTAGCTGCTATGTGATGGACCTTAGACGGTGGCGGGCATGGTGCTTCACCACTCCTTGGAGACCAAACTTTTTAAGCGTGTTTGAATGTTTGGATACTAGCACCTATATGGGTCCGGGGTCCCACCATCTTCCTATGGAATACTCGGCATGGTGAAATGCTGGAACACATTGCTTCTCAGTTTGGGAGGCTTATTAAGATTGATGATCATACTTTGAATATGACTCCCCGCAAAGTTCGCTCTTCTCGCGATTGAAATTAACCTCTCCCAACCCCTTCCGC contains:
- the LOC120253615 gene encoding uncharacterized acetyltransferase At3g50280-like isoform X2, whose amino-acid sequence is MGSQVNLHRLHPKGTPPSFSVCISCNDEGAEFIHAVANEVTISDIVNSTSVPPILQLFFHLNGAVNFEGQSLPLLSAQVTELKDGGIFIGCSFNHIVADGFSFWHFMNSWSEISRTSSHSITLPPSHERWFIDSCTPPIRLPFQQPQDLIKSYSSPQLDECALHFSAEVVAKLKAKANKEMQTNKISSLQALLAHVWRSVTRARCLKPDQPTGYFLAMGNRSRLDLPLPSAYMGNSLQIADAVRILAGELVGGSLGWAANLLNEAVASVTHDKIIEFLDSWPKCPSFNDISQFAPCDLFTGSSPRFDVYGNDFGWGKPIAVRSGGANKFDGKITVYPGPEKGSIALEICLLPHVLKRLMEDSEFMKMVSAL
- the LOC120253615 gene encoding protein ENHANCED PSEUDOMONAS SUSCEPTIBILITY 1-like isoform X1, whose protein sequence is MAIDEVHILSRCLVQPPHKDRKKEQQIIHLTPWDLKSISIGYIQKGILFSKPCSSKSINSIVDSLKSSFSLTLNHFFPLAGRLTVTAHESTPPSFSVCISCNDEGAEFIHAVANEVTISDIVNSTSVPPILQLFFHLNGAVNFEGQSLPLLSAQVTELKDGGIFIGCSFNHIVADGFSFWHFMNSWSEISRTSSHSITLPPSHERWFIDSCTPPIRLPFQQPQDLIKSYSSPQLDECALHFSAEVVAKLKAKANKEMQTNKISSLQALLAHVWRSVTRARCLKPDQPTGYFLAMGNRSRLDLPLPSAYMGNSLQIADAVRILAGELVGGSLGWAANLLNEAVASVTHDKIIEFLDSWPKCPSFNDISQFAPCDLFTGSSPRFDVYGNDFGWGKPIAVRSGGANKFDGKITVYPGPEKGSIALEICLLPHVLKRLMEDSEFMKMVSAL